The Micavibrio sp. TMED2 genome includes a window with the following:
- a CDS encoding dihydrolipoyl dehydrogenase, producing the protein MSDNFDVIVIGSGPGGYVCAIRCAQLGLKTACVEKRDTLGGTCLNVGCIPSKALLAASEKFNAVNHHFADMGIKTKGVELDLKGMMGHKNGVVDANVKGVDFLFKKNKITWLKGTGKVKSADTVVVTDAKGKDSEYKTSAVVIATGSDVAGLPGVDIDEKKVVSSTGALELAKVPKHLVVIGGGVIGLEMGTVWNRLGSKVTVVEFLDRALPTMDGEVSKEAKKILEKQGLEFKLSTKVTEVKNTKSGVDVTVEPAKGGDAETIKADIVLVAIGRKPYTDSLGLKEAGVEMDDRGRVKTNEHFETSVPGIYAIGDVITGPMLAHKAEDEGVAVAEILGGESGHVNYDAIPSVVYTWPEVASIGKTEEQLKEEGVAFNKGKFPFMANGRARAMGDTNGFVKILADKKTDRVLGVHIIGPEAGTLIAEIGVGMEFGASAEDIARTCHAHPTLSEVVKEAALAVDGRPLHI; encoded by the coding sequence ATGTCCGATAATTTCGACGTCATCGTCATCGGCAGTGGCCCCGGCGGCTATGTCTGCGCCATCCGTTGTGCCCAGCTTGGTCTCAAAACCGCCTGTGTTGAAAAGCGTGATACCCTCGGCGGTACCTGCCTGAATGTCGGCTGTATCCCGTCCAAGGCGCTGCTCGCCGCGTCGGAGAAGTTCAACGCCGTTAATCACCACTTCGCCGATATGGGCATCAAGACCAAGGGCGTCGAACTCGACCTCAAGGGCATGATGGGCCACAAGAATGGTGTGGTTGATGCCAATGTCAAAGGCGTCGACTTCCTGTTCAAGAAAAACAAGATCACCTGGCTCAAGGGCACCGGCAAGGTCAAGTCAGCCGATACCGTTGTTGTCACCGACGCCAAGGGCAAGGACAGCGAGTACAAGACCAGCGCCGTTGTGATCGCCACCGGCTCTGACGTTGCCGGCCTGCCCGGCGTCGACATTGACGAGAAGAAGGTAGTCTCCTCCACCGGCGCGCTTGAGCTCGCCAAGGTGCCGAAGCATCTGGTGGTGATCGGTGGCGGTGTGATCGGCCTTGAGATGGGTACCGTCTGGAACCGTCTCGGCTCCAAGGTCACGGTTGTCGAGTTCCTCGACCGCGCCCTGCCGACCATGGATGGCGAGGTTTCCAAGGAAGCCAAGAAAATCCTCGAAAAACAGGGCCTTGAATTCAAGCTCTCGACCAAGGTTACCGAGGTGAAGAACACCAAATCAGGCGTCGATGTGACCGTTGAACCGGCCAAGGGCGGCGATGCCGAGACGATCAAGGCCGACATCGTACTGGTGGCCATTGGTCGCAAGCCATATACCGACAGCCTCGGCCTGAAAGAGGCCGGTGTCGAGATGGATGACCGCGGCCGTGTGAAAACCAACGAGCATTTCGAGACCTCTGTGCCCGGCATCTATGCCATCGGCGATGTGATTACCGGCCCGATGCTGGCACACAAGGCCGAGGATGAGGGCGTTGCCGTCGCGGAAATCCTTGGCGGCGAGAGCGGCCACGTCAATTACGATGCGATCCCGAGCGTTGTCTACACCTGGCCCGAGGTTGCCTCGATCGGCAAGACCGAGGAGCAACTGAAAGAAGAAGGCGTCGCCTTCAACAAGGGCAAGTTCCCGTTCATGGCCAATGGCCGTGCGCGTGCCATGGGCGACACCAACGGCTTCGTCAAGATCCTTGCGGACAAGAAAACCGACCGGGTTCTGGGCGTTCACATCATCGGCCCTGAGGCTGGCACCCTGATCGCCGAGATCGGTGTCGGTATGGAATTCGGTGCGTCGGCTGAAGATATCGCGCGCACCTGCCACGCCCACCCGACATTGTCGGAAGTGGTCAAGGAAGCAGCTCTCGCCGTCGACGGACGCCCGCTGCACATCTGA